A genomic window from Yarrowia lipolytica chromosome 1D, complete sequence includes:
- a CDS encoding uncharacterized protein (Compare to YALI0D17622g, weakly similar to uniprot|P37610 Escherichia coli Alpha- ketoglutarate-dependent taurine dioxygenase) produces the protein MPSTDPTANASRREPIKSSGSLNQFKSFTVTPKIGTEFPELQLTSILEDDTLIRDLAVEVSRRGVVFFRNQDITDDQQQFLGQRFGELTGKPAESTLHVHPAKDLSRPAGKEILEILPEGKSAKELVTRFDAEDAVVPTVRASRGWHTDITFEPVPSDYAILKLLTIPENGGGDTLWASGYEAYEQLSPHYKELLEKLTALHSGQFFHQVVNKRGDEVYDQPRGNPANVGNKLFTTHPVIRTNPVTGWKSLFVNPGFTKKIIGLTPDESASLLDLLFRNLSQGHDAHVRFKWNENDVAIWDNRSTFHSATFDFDTGDRLGHRVLSIGEKPYLDVNSTGYKEALEAEKLEETKQKLENLSATEKKEKVDELPVQPPKVAV, from the coding sequence ATGCCTTCTACTGATCCCACTGCCAACGCCTCCCGCCGAGAACCTATCAAGTCTTCTGGTTCTCTCAACCAGTTCAAGTCGTTTACGGTGACTCCCAAGATTGGCACCGAGTTCCCTGAGCTGCAGTTGACCTCGATTCTGGAAGACGATACTTTGATCCGAGACCTGGCTGTCGAGGTGTCTCGAAGAGGAGTTGTCTTCTTTCGAAACCAAGATATCACTGAcgaccagcagcagttttTGGGTCAGCGGTTTGGCGAGCTGACCGGTAAGCCTGCCGAGTCCACTCTCCATGTCCATCCTGCCAAGGATCTCTCCAGACCCGCCGGCAAGGAGATTCTAGAGATTCTTCCCGAGGGAAAGTCTGCCAAAGAACTGGTCACCAGATTTGATGCAGAGGACGCAGTTGTTCCCACAGTTCGAGCTTCCCGTGGCTGGCACACGGACATTACATTTGAGCCTGTTCCGTCCGACTACGCCATTCTCAAGCTTCTGACCATCCCCGAGaacggaggaggagacactCTGTGGGCCAGTGGGTACGAGGCGTACGAGCAGCTGTCTCCTCACTACAaggagcttctggagaaaCTAACAGCTCTTCACTCGGGTCAATTCTTCCACCAGGTGGTCAACAAGCGAGGAGATGAAGTCTACGACCAGCCTAGAGGCAACCCAGCCAATGTAGGCAACAAGCTCTTCACCACCCACCCTGTGATTCGAACCAACCCCGTCACCGGCTGGAAGTCCCTGTTTGTCAATCCCGGcttcaccaagaagataATTGGACTCACTCCCGATGAGAGCGCCTCCCTGCTTGACTTGTTGTTCCGAAACCTGAGCCAGGGCCATGATGCTCATGTGCGATTCAAGTGGAACGAGAACGACGTGGCTATCTGGGACAACCGGTCGACTTTCCACTCGGCCACTTTTGATTTCGATACCGGCGACCGGCTGGGCCACCGAGTCTTGTCTATCGGAGAAAAGCCGTACTTGGATGTCAACAGTACGGGCTacaaggaggctctggaggctgaaaagctggaggagaccaagcAAAAGCTGGAGAATCTGAGCGcgacagagaagaaggaaaaggtCGACGAGTTGCCTGTCCAGCCTCCAAAGGTGGCTGTTTAA
- a CDS encoding uncharacterized protein (Compare to YALI0D17644g, no similarity), whose amino-acid sequence MNIFRHQLFMESMGSRVKKEPGTPVRPVRPESTSSHVTTPVKSSNYLHYAVESSLKRRRKRLRSELKALDLQLSSESVSSSTFNDTAFDSPSSDTSDATFWTDAVLDKIQENYGTVAWTSPTRSLLV is encoded by the coding sequence ATGAACATCTTTAGACACCAGCTGTTTATGGAATCGATGGGCTCAAGagtgaagaaggagcctGGAACACCAGTACGACCAGTACGACCAGAATCAACCTCCTCCCATGTGACGACTCCTGTCAAATCCTCCAACTACCTTCATTATGCCGTGGAGTCCTCTCTCAAACGACGAAGAAAACGACTCCGAAGTGAACTGAAAGCCTTGGACCTGCAGCTCAGCTCTGAGTCCGTCTCTTCATCGACATTCAACGATACCGCGTTCGATTCTCCCTCTTCTGATACTTCGGATGCGACCTTTTGGACCGATGCTGTGTTAGACAAGATACAAGAGAACTATGGGACAGTGGCATGGACCTCGCCAACTCGCTCTTTGCTGGTATAA
- a CDS encoding uncharacterized protein (Compare to YALI0D17666g, weakly similar to uniprot|O08654 Rattus norvegicus UPF0183 protein) yields MSSLAIKPGIGLGPFILGMDLYDCLQFIKKHHTTFPLVNVIYSSQSPLSNFIVADMPRVGLRLQFGGVTQKLLLIEVYNFTPANGLALEYNETALPKGNISLRAIYGGKLFGPTYAGEYKKELEKYVLSYPGVAFSFNVDAQTVEKNSLSDSQSFIKHLSSSETTSMAIFKGPTWWEALKELNQEGADVSHQVSLRPQKGEIYFPAGKVTVGSTTMQDIVAMFGSPEEKFVRKDSALSIHRKDSSKSTRTESGHVTFFNYFRLGIDFCFSNSGQLLKVIFHHNIPGTIEFQRYSRARWSLEASNHVTVTSEMDYTELAQKLDLSHSKGLTLAKAMESPSSSIELVNGGNEVFPDSNWGMADLCGMDGAVFEFCKQGSIASVTIY; encoded by the exons ATGAGCAGTCTAGCTATCAAGCCCGGAATTGGACTCGGTCCGTTCA TTCTTGGCATGGATCTCTACGACTGTCTACAATTCATCAAGAAACACCACACCACGTTCCCTCTGGTCAACGTCATCTACTCGTCTCAGAGCCCGCTTAGCAACTTCATTGTGGCGGATATGCCGCGTGTCGGGCTGCGACTGCAGTTTGGAGGAGTCACGCAGAAACTGTTGCTCATCGAAGTGTACAACTTCACGCCTGCCAACGGACTGGCCCTGGAGTACAACGAAACAGCCTTACCAAAGGGAAATATCAGCTTGAGGGCAATCTACGGGGGAAAACTGTTTGGTCCAACTTACGCCGGGGAATAtaagaaggagctggagaagtacGTGCTGTCGTATCCTGGAGTGGCCTTCAGTTTCAACGTGGATGCGCAAACGGTGGAGAAAAACTCTCTGAGCGACTCCCAGTCCTTCATCAAACACCTATCGTCCTCAGAAACCACATCCATGGCCATCTTCAAGGGTCCTACTTGGTGGGAAGCACTCAAGGAGCTGAACCAGGAGGGAGCAGATGTGTCCCATCAGGTGAGTTTACGGCCGCAAAAGGGGGAAATTTATTTCCCGGCCGGTAAAGTAACCGTGGGATCCACAACAATGCAGGATATCGTTGCCATGTTCGGATCGCCCGAAGAGAAGTTTGTGCGGAAAGACTCTGCTCTCAGTATCCACAGAAAAGACTCCAGCAAGAGCACACGCACAGAATCCGGACACGTGACATTCTTCAATTATTTCCGACTCGGCATTGATTTCTGTTTCTCCAACTCAGGCCAGCTTCTCAAGGTCATTTTCCATCATAACATCCCAGGAACCATTGAGTTCCAGCGCTACTCCCGTGCACGATGGAGCCTCGAGGCAAGTAATCATGTAACCGTCACTTCGGAGATGGACTACACTGAGCTGGCTCAGAAACTGGATCTATCTCATTCCAAGGGTTTGACCTTGGCCAAAGCGATGGAATCTCCTAGTTCGTCTATTGAGCTTGTGAATGGCGGTAACGAGGTCTTTCCGGATTCTAACTGGGGCATGGCTGATTTGTGCGGCATGGACGGAGCAGTGTTTGAGTTTTGCAAGCAGGGGTCTATCGCTAGTGTTACTATTTATTAG
- a CDS encoding uncharacterized protein (Compare to YALI0D17688g, similar to uniprot|P32837 Saccharomyces cerevisiae YDL210w UGA4 GABA-specific high-affinity permease) — MIEMEPVVTSDNTVLATMGYKPELRRNYTAVQVFGIAFSIMGLFPSISSVLGYSLPSGPAGMVWGWFVASFCIFMVGLSMAELGSSLPTSGGLYWWTYHFAGDRFKRPLCFLVGYSNTLGLTGAIVSIDYGFAELVLAVAGVATDGKYVATRFTVYGVFAACVISHAVAGSIASGLMSKLQTVCIFLNIALIVVMIIALPVGAGSKHHLHNGSYIFGRLENLTTWPKGWNFMLGWLAPIWTIGAFDSCVHMAEEASNATTAVPFGIISSIGMCWLLGFVINIVLACVLSPDIERVLNTPFQQPMAQVIYDCLGKKWTLAMMVIIFTLQWTMGLSVVVAASRQSWAFSRDGALPFSNFFKVVNKKMSVPVRCVWGNCTLGLVIGCLCMIDSAAASALFSLAAASNDLAWMIPIACRLFWGYPNFKPGPFYLGLALSKIVSAFACTYLCFAICLLMFPLNGPNPNKENMNYTVVINGAVWAGSLCYYFFWAHRWFQGPKSNLVLDAVEGDVGDWDEEKKK, encoded by the coding sequence ATGATAGAAATGGAACCTGTTGTTACTTCCGACAACACAGTCCTGGCTACTATGGGCTACAAACCCGAGTTGAGGCGAAACTACACCGCGGTTCAGGTGTTTGGTATCGCTTTCAGTATCATGGGTCTGTTTCCATCCATCAGCTCCGTTCTGGGTTACTCTCTACCGTCTGGGCCAGCAGGGATGGTGTGGGGCTGGTTCGTGGCGTCTTTCTGCATTTTCATGGTAGGCCTGTCTATGGCCGAGCTCGGGTCTTCCCTACCAACATCTGGCGGCCTCTATTGGTGGACTTACCACTTTGCCGGTGACAGATTCAAACGTCCGCTGTGCTTTTTAGTGGGTTACAGCAACACTCTGGGACTCACAGGAGCCATTGTGAGTATCGATTACGGATTTGCGGAGCTGGTTCTGGCAGTGGCAGGAGTCGCGACCGACGGCAAATACGTGGCGACAAGATTCACAGTCTATGGAGTCTTTGCGGCGTGTGTCATTTCGCACGCCGTAGCAGGCTCTATTGCCTCTGGACTCATGTCTAAACTGCAGACAGTCTGCATTTTTCTCAACATTGCCCTGattgtggtgatgatcATAGCTCTTCCGGTTGGAGCGGGAAGTAAacatcatctccacaacGGCAGCTACATCTTTGGTCGACTGGAGAACCTCACAACATGGCCCAAGGGCTGGAACTTTATGCTGGGATGGCTTGCTCCTATCTGGACCATTGGGGCTTTCGACTCTTGTGTTCACATGGCCGAAGAGGCATCCAATGCCACCACAGCTGTTCCATTTGGAATAATCTCCTCCATCGGCATGTGCTGGCTCTTGGGCTTTGTCATCAACATTGTCCTGGCCTGTGTTCTTTCGCCTGACATCGAAAGAGTACTCAACACTCCCTTCCAGCAGCCCATGGCCCAGGTGATTTACGACTGTTTGGGCAAAAAATGGACGCTAGCAATGATGGTCATTATCTTTACGCTTCAATGGACAATGGGCTTATCAGTTGTGGTAGCTGCCTCGCGTCAGTCCTGGGCCTTTTCGAGAGACGGAGCCCTGCCGTTTTCAAACTTCTTCAAGGTGGTCAACAAAAAGATGTCTGTTCCGGTGAGATGTGTCTGGGGAAACTGCACTCTGGGACTGGTCATTGGCTGTCTGTGTATGATTGACAGTGCAGCGGCTTCAGCCCTATTCTCTCTTGCAGCAGCTTCCAACGATCTCGCCTGGATGATCCCCATTGCCTGTCGATTGTTCTGGGGTTACCCGAACTTCAAGCCGGGTCCATTCTATCTCGGACTTGCTCTGTCTAAAATCGTGTCAGCATTCGCCTGCACCTATCTCTGCTTCGCCATCTGCCTGCTCATGTTTCCTTTGAACGGACCAAATCCAAACAAAGAAAACATGAACTACACTGTGGTGATCAATGGAGCAGTTTGGGCCGGCTCACTGTGTTATTACTTCTTCTGGGCACACAGATGGTTCCAGGGCCCCAAGAGTAATTTGGTGCTGGATGCTGTGGAGGGAGATGTAGGTGATTGGGatgaagaaaagaagaagtag
- a CDS encoding uncharacterized protein (Compare to YALI0D17710g, weakly similar to DEHA0E04532g Debaryomyces hansenii IPF 5485.1): MNTLYSSHHVYLHLSNNDLLQIPYNQTLSSETPISSLTPPPGGSRLVISSPFSAQPVLYAIDGHNLNYYDPIGDVWHQINSNALPWCSDATPFAPPVLQQGILFYGGSCSNNQALYSYNTSTKATQKQDTTVHPLGFADAAYTNIDYATTVFVGGNTSTSVWVGMNQVAYYQGGWNYRNVDNSNMLDSRSGALLLPIYPASYSLDSTSTADRALILGGTVDGRTAEPYSAVLEFGDQGWGYHANASFEVDGNVVGAALLFETLVTIGEGQGQDQSKEADSEGGLQVQEKVKKSALNPLRKRSTYSIQLYNVNNLEPVQKYVPSQAATSTTPVTRASTTVSQASSTSVAATTDTSISSPPSSTTKSHSGMSTGGIAALSTILPLAAIFALLGIWWYRKKKTNEVQLPRERLDYFDDFMPRDRDVMSDANSLNSWTEKRRIWESDHNRNSILSNKDLVNNRDSILDPDLPLPSPPRPARKASVKSAFSYDGNVNDVQVLVSSRRRTQLRVVNADEDLIDL, translated from the coding sequence ATGAACACCCTCTACTCGTCTCACCACGTCTATCTGCACTTGTCCAACAATGACCTGCTGCAGATCCCTTATAATCAGACCTTGAGTTCCGAGACCCCCATTTCCTCCCTTACTCCTCCCCCTGGTGGCTCGCGTCTCGTCATCTCGTCTCCCTTCTCTGCTCAGCCTGTGTTGTACGCCATCGACGGACACAACCTCAACTACTACGACCCGATCGGGGATGTGTGGCACcaaatcaactccaacgCGCTCCCCTGGTGCTCTGACGCTACCCCGTTTGCTCCTCCGGTGCTTCAGCAAGGCATTCTCTTCTACGGAGGAAGCTGCTCTAACAACCAGGCCCTGTACAGCTACAACACTAGCACAAAAGCGACCCAGAAACAGGACACGACCGTGCATCCTCTCGGCTTTGCAGACGCAGCATACACAAACATTGATTATGCAACCACCGTGTTTGTGGGAGGAAACACGTCTACTTCTGTGTGGGTTGGCATGAACCAAGTGGCGTACTACCAGGGAGGCTGGAACTACAGAAACGTCgacaactccaacatgcTTGACTCAAGAAGTGGCGCCCTTCTTCTACCCATTTACCCAGCCTCTTATAGCCTCGATAGCACCTCGACTGCAGACAGAGCCCTTATTCTGGGAGGTACAGTTGATGGACGGACCGCAGAGCCGTATTCAGCAGTTCTGGAGTTTGGAGATCAGGGCTGGGGCTACCATGCCAATGCGTCCTTTGAGGTAGACGGAAATGTTGTTGGCGCTGCTCTCTTGTTTGAGACTCTTGTTACTATTGGAGAGGGACAGGGCCAGGATCAAAGTAAGGAAGCTGACTCTGAAGGCGGTCTTCAGGtccaggagaaggtgaAAAAGTCCGCCTTGAATCCTCTCCGCAAGCGATCCACATACTCCATCCAGCTGTACAACGTCAACAACTTGGAGCCGGTGCAAAAGTATGTCCCCAGTCAAGCTGCAACTTCCACAACACCTGTTACTAGGGCCAGTACCACAGTCAGCCAGGCTTCCAGTACGTCTGTTGCTGCTACTACAGACACTTCgatttcttctcctccttccagcACAACCAAGTCCCACTCTGGCATGTCTACCGGTGGAATAGCTGCTCTGAGTACGATTCTTCCCCTGGCTGCGATTTTCGCTCTTCTGGGTATCTGGTGGTacagaaaaaagaagaccaaTGAGGTCCAGCTTCCCCGTGAACGTCTTGACTACTTTGACGACTTTATGCCCCGTGACCGAGACGTGATGAGCGATGCAAACTCACTCAACTCTTGGACTGAAAAGCGACGAATCTGGGAATCGGATCACAACCGGAACTCGATTCTGAGCAACAAGGATTTAGTGAATAATCGGGATTCGATTCTGGATCCCGATTTGCCGCTGCCCAGCCCTCCCAGACCGGCTAGAAAGGCGTCTGTCAAGAGCGCCTTCTCCTACGACGGTAACGTGAATGATGTCCAGGTGTTGGTCAGCAGTAGGCGACGGACACAGTTGCGGGTGGTTAACGCTGATGAGGATTTGATAGATTTGTAG